One region of Paraburkholderia phymatum STM815 genomic DNA includes:
- a CDS encoding purple acid phosphatase family protein, with product MSNKNTPDNTPVESGDSHSTTNAQSPSFSRRGFLKLAGASGFATAAGTFAGAAKAGSSTPDGTPEQVHLTWGEDPTNEVVVSWGSAAAAANPRVRFGASGERKETVHAVQRTYTDGLNGEVVFTYHARLHGLKAATTYQYEVTADNDSNMGAPFSASFKTAPRGRTAFRFTSYGDLATPNTHWVLSSPQSKFAVQAVERFQPLFHLLNGDLCYANLNPTQQPAVWRDFGNNAQTSAANRPWMPCPGNHEIEFNNGAQGFDSYLTRYTLPHNGTRFPGRWYSFRVSSVLFISLDADDVVYQDAAAFVAGPAPLVPAASTGHPPIQPGTSFYVRGYSDGEQTRWLDKTLRDAQDDDDIDWIVVQMHQDALTSSKTGNGSDKGIREAWLPLFDRYGVDLVLCGHDHDYERSYPVRGCNHHAGIDATTGEKVDTLQPRPAAHPHASNGNTFDTSHGTIHLILGGGGTSAPLDVYGVDTGNGNPQAKVFTKPNRPVPGATAGTFTRAGADALEDAIWSAQRDTGTGYGIAVFDYDPGSRGGKTSITMNYYHAPGADTTPTGTYDLFETITLSKHRRG from the coding sequence ATGTCGAACAAGAACACCCCCGATAACACGCCCGTCGAATCCGGCGACTCGCACTCCACCACGAACGCGCAGTCACCCAGCTTTTCGCGCCGCGGCTTTCTGAAGCTCGCGGGCGCTTCGGGATTCGCCACGGCGGCGGGCACCTTCGCGGGAGCCGCCAAAGCCGGCTCGTCGACGCCCGACGGCACGCCCGAACAGGTGCATCTGACGTGGGGCGAAGATCCCACGAACGAAGTGGTGGTGTCGTGGGGCTCGGCGGCGGCCGCCGCGAATCCGCGCGTGCGTTTCGGCGCGAGCGGCGAGCGCAAGGAAACCGTGCATGCGGTACAGCGCACGTATACGGACGGGCTGAACGGCGAAGTGGTGTTCACGTATCACGCACGTCTTCATGGGCTGAAGGCCGCGACGACGTATCAGTACGAAGTCACAGCCGACAACGACAGCAATATGGGCGCGCCGTTCTCCGCATCCTTCAAGACAGCACCGCGCGGGCGTACCGCGTTCCGCTTCACGAGCTATGGCGACCTCGCGACGCCCAACACCCACTGGGTGCTGTCGTCGCCGCAAAGCAAATTTGCGGTGCAGGCCGTCGAGCGTTTCCAGCCGCTCTTTCACCTGTTGAATGGCGACCTTTGCTACGCGAATCTGAACCCGACGCAACAACCGGCCGTGTGGCGCGATTTCGGCAACAACGCGCAGACGTCCGCGGCGAATCGTCCGTGGATGCCGTGCCCCGGCAATCACGAAATCGAATTCAACAACGGCGCGCAAGGCTTCGATTCGTATCTGACACGCTATACGCTGCCGCACAACGGCACGCGTTTCCCGGGGCGCTGGTACAGCTTCCGCGTGAGCTCGGTGCTGTTCATTTCGCTCGACGCGGACGATGTCGTGTATCAGGATGCCGCTGCATTCGTCGCAGGCCCGGCGCCGCTCGTGCCTGCGGCGAGCACGGGCCATCCCCCCATCCAGCCGGGCACGTCGTTCTACGTGCGCGGCTACAGCGACGGCGAGCAGACGCGCTGGCTCGACAAGACACTGCGCGATGCCCAGGACGATGACGATATCGACTGGATCGTCGTGCAGATGCATCAGGACGCGTTGACGTCGTCGAAGACGGGCAACGGCTCCGACAAGGGCATCCGCGAAGCGTGGCTGCCGCTGTTCGATCGTTATGGCGTGGATCTCGTGCTGTGCGGCCACGACCACGACTATGAACGCAGCTACCCTGTGCGCGGCTGCAACCATCATGCAGGCATCGACGCAACGACGGGCGAAAAAGTCGACACGCTGCAACCCAGGCCCGCCGCTCACCCGCACGCGAGCAACGGCAACACGTTCGATACGAGCCACGGCACGATCCATCTGATTCTCGGCGGCGGCGGCACGAGCGCGCCGCTCGACGTGTATGGCGTCGATACGGGCAATGGCAACCCGCAGGCAAAGGTGTTCACGAAGCCGAATCGCCCGGTTCCGGGTGCGACAGCGGGCACGTTCACGCGCGCCGGCGCCGACGCGCTAGAGGACGCGATCTGGTCCGCGCAGCGCGATACGGGTACGGGCTACGGTATCGCCGTGTTCGACTACGATCCGGGTTCGCGCGGCGGCAAGACCTCGATCACGATGAACTACTATCACGCGCCGGGCGCCGATACGACACCGACGGGCACATATGATCTGTTCGAGACCATCACGCTGTCGAAGCATCGACGCGGTTGA
- a CDS encoding GntR family transcriptional regulator yields MNETTQQAIVQTLRERILSGELAPGQRLVEAQLAQWLGVSRTPLRYAFSVLAGEALLERSGARGYVVRRFGVRDVLNAIDVRGVLEGLAARTVAESGVPAALAASLNACLREGDDIFGAGALKEGDDVRYAEMNGRFHALIVEAAQNAAINAALSLNDKIPFVAPSTIAFDESARERQFAMLNYAHRQHHAIVGALVNGEGARVEALMKEHTHISKESLNLSLPALRLIAGAA; encoded by the coding sequence ATGAACGAGACAACACAGCAGGCGATTGTGCAGACGCTGCGCGAGAGGATTCTGTCGGGCGAGCTGGCACCCGGCCAGCGTCTCGTCGAAGCGCAACTCGCGCAGTGGCTCGGCGTGTCCCGCACGCCGCTGCGCTACGCATTTAGCGTGCTGGCCGGCGAAGCGCTGCTCGAACGGTCGGGTGCGCGAGGTTATGTCGTGCGACGGTTCGGCGTGCGCGACGTATTGAACGCGATAGACGTGCGCGGCGTGCTGGAAGGTCTGGCCGCACGCACCGTCGCGGAAAGCGGCGTGCCGGCCGCGCTTGCTGCATCACTGAACGCGTGTCTACGTGAAGGCGACGACATTTTCGGCGCGGGCGCGTTGAAGGAGGGCGACGACGTGCGCTACGCGGAGATGAACGGCCGCTTCCATGCGCTGATCGTCGAAGCCGCGCAAAACGCCGCGATCAATGCTGCGTTGAGTCTCAACGACAAGATTCCGTTCGTCGCGCCATCAACGATCGCCTTCGACGAATCCGCGCGCGAACGTCAGTTCGCGATGCTCAACTACGCGCATCGTCAGCATCATGCCATCGTCGGCGCGCTCGTCAACGGCGAAGGCGCGCGTGTCGAAGCGCTGATGAAGGAACATACGCACATATCGAAGGAAAGCCTCAATCTGTCGTTGCCCGCATTGCGGCTGATCGCGGGCGCGGCATGA
- a CDS encoding porin: protein MKRSTSSAKAVVIGAALVGCAPAFAQSSVTLYGIVDNGLAYQSSSTSLGSTSGGHSVVKMTPGVWAGSRFGLKGGEDLGGGTRAIFQLESGLNSATGAAQYTNALFGRLAYVGVTNPAYGTFTAGRQYASYYQLLSPYSPTTWITGFYGAHPGDIDGLDTIYRANNTLEYTSPKLYGLTVSGSYSLAGVAGSVSQGSTWTTAVQYAMGPIGLAVGFSRINNSTSGGGAWGSDSTTSNGGSQIGVSALTNGYQTARAQQRFAVGGGYTFNSAWDVTATYSNVQYIPGINSKFTDTAIFNTGGVVLHWKPVTVWDLAAGYSYTRATQANGIKDSATYQQFNLSQYYALSKRTGLYALEAYQRANGKTLGTNGSSQIIEATATIGDGFNTTPSSTGSQFAFGLGVIHRF, encoded by the coding sequence ATGAAGAGGAGTACCAGCAGCGCAAAGGCAGTTGTCATCGGGGCTGCCCTCGTCGGCTGCGCGCCGGCATTCGCGCAAAGCAGCGTCACGCTTTACGGCATCGTCGATAACGGGCTCGCTTACCAGAGCAGCTCGACGTCGCTGGGCTCAACGAGCGGCGGACACTCGGTCGTCAAGATGACACCGGGCGTGTGGGCGGGCAGCCGCTTCGGCTTGAAGGGCGGCGAGGATCTCGGCGGTGGCACCCGAGCGATCTTCCAGCTCGAATCGGGCTTGAATTCCGCGACGGGCGCGGCTCAGTACACCAACGCGCTGTTCGGCCGCCTTGCGTATGTCGGCGTCACGAATCCGGCCTACGGTACGTTCACTGCGGGCCGCCAGTACGCGTCGTATTATCAGTTGCTGTCGCCGTACAGCCCGACTACATGGATCACGGGCTTCTATGGCGCGCACCCTGGGGATATCGACGGTCTGGACACGATCTACCGCGCGAACAACACGCTCGAATACACTTCGCCGAAGTTGTACGGGCTCACCGTGAGCGGGTCGTATTCGCTCGCGGGCGTGGCAGGCAGCGTAAGCCAGGGCTCGACGTGGACGACGGCCGTCCAGTACGCAATGGGTCCCATCGGCCTGGCAGTCGGCTTTTCGCGCATCAACAACTCGACCTCGGGCGGCGGCGCGTGGGGTTCGGATTCGACGACGTCGAACGGCGGCTCGCAGATCGGCGTATCGGCGTTGACGAACGGCTACCAGACCGCGCGTGCGCAACAGCGCTTCGCTGTAGGCGGCGGCTACACGTTCAACAGCGCGTGGGATGTCACGGCGACGTACTCCAATGTGCAGTACATCCCCGGCATCAATTCGAAGTTCACCGATACGGCGATCTTCAATACAGGTGGCGTCGTGCTGCACTGGAAGCCGGTAACGGTGTGGGATCTTGCTGCGGGTTACAGCTACACGCGCGCCACGCAGGCGAACGGCATCAAGGATAGCGCGACGTATCAGCAGTTCAATCTCTCGCAGTACTACGCGCTGTCCAAGCGGACGGGCCTTTATGCGCTCGAAGCCTATCAACGCGCAAACGGCAAGACGCTCGGCACGAACGGCTCGAGCCAGATCATCGAAGCGACCGCGACGATCGGCGATGGCTTCAATACGACGCCGTCGTCGACGGGCAGCCAGTTCGCGTTTGGCCTCGGCGTCATTCACCGCTTCTGA
- a CDS encoding pyridoxal phosphate-dependent aminotransferase, protein MTVSRLRNIPGIGVDRMGDAADAAQNRNVLRLENLDTDLRPPVEALRSTHQAVDDDNANSYLPFTGQTALRQAVVARMKQSTGLDYDASSECIVSAGGLAGIFNVLLSILEPGDEVVLTDPTYAGLINRVLLAGGVPRFARLIPSADGWRLDVDSLASAVSPRTRAFLIMSPSMPSGFVANAAEWNAIADHCRRADAWLVYDAAMERILFDGRRAIHPAALPDMRARTFTVGSVSKEYRMIGWRVGWIVGPARIMSDVRLVSLSNVVCQVGIGMPGATAALTCTDDGVAQCVAEWQARRDFLLHALRDLPRVRPDGGWSLLIDTSHFGLAPPDASRLLLDKGEVAATPMNGWGPQAQRYLRFVFANEPVARLADIRERIRAAWGV, encoded by the coding sequence GTGACAGTCTCCCGTTTGCGCAACATTCCCGGCATCGGCGTCGACAGAATGGGCGATGCCGCCGACGCCGCGCAGAACCGTAATGTCCTGCGGCTCGAGAATCTCGACACCGACCTGAGGCCGCCCGTCGAAGCGCTACGAAGCACGCACCAAGCCGTCGACGACGACAACGCCAACAGCTATTTGCCGTTCACGGGACAAACCGCGTTGCGTCAGGCCGTCGTCGCGCGAATGAAGCAGTCGACGGGCTTGGACTACGACGCGAGCAGTGAGTGCATCGTCTCCGCCGGGGGCCTCGCGGGCATCTTCAATGTGTTGCTGTCGATTCTCGAACCCGGCGATGAAGTCGTGCTCACCGATCCCACGTACGCGGGCCTTATCAATCGCGTGCTGCTGGCGGGCGGCGTGCCGAGGTTCGCTCGCCTTATCCCGTCCGCAGACGGCTGGCGGCTCGACGTCGATTCTCTCGCAAGCGCAGTGAGCCCGCGCACGCGCGCCTTCCTCATCATGTCGCCGTCGATGCCGAGTGGCTTCGTCGCGAACGCAGCTGAATGGAACGCGATCGCGGATCATTGCCGCCGCGCAGATGCATGGCTCGTTTACGACGCGGCCATGGAGCGCATCCTGTTCGACGGACGCCGCGCGATTCATCCTGCGGCGCTGCCCGACATGCGCGCACGCACGTTCACGGTCGGTTCAGTGTCGAAGGAATACCGGATGATCGGCTGGCGTGTCGGCTGGATCGTCGGTCCCGCGCGCATCATGAGCGACGTGAGGCTGGTGAGTCTGTCGAACGTGGTCTGCCAGGTTGGCATCGGTATGCCGGGCGCGACGGCTGCCCTCACGTGCACGGACGATGGCGTCGCACAGTGCGTTGCCGAGTGGCAGGCGCGGCGCGATTTTCTGTTGCATGCGTTGCGCGATCTGCCGCGGGTGCGGCCCGATGGCGGTTGGTCGCTGCTGATCGACACGTCGCATTTCGGCTTGGCGCCGCCCGATGCCTCGCGTCTGTTGCTGGACAAGGGCGAAGTCGCCGCGACGCCAATGAACGGCTGGGGGCCGCAAGCGCAACGGTATCTGCGCTTCGTATTTGCCAACGAACCCGTTGCGCGTCTTGCCGATATCCGTGAACGCATACGCGCCGCGTGGGGCGTCTGA
- a CDS encoding LysR family transcriptional regulator: MSSKDFLNIAQLRAFKLVADTGSATRAATALFRAQSAVTRSVQELEAALGEPLFDRKPSGMLPTPVGRAVLHRCERLFAELEELARWCAARQARRRLTAEGSLPAYLLNTRRLQLFAALARHRHMPSAAKAFGISQPAVSTAIRVLESGSGLQLFHRSPRGILLTTEGETFLLHVRRALNELRHVPDDIAALHGYIQGAVTVGALPLGRTLILPKAIASMSAKHPGVRIVTDESAYETLVAGLRAGDIDFILGALRENDASSGLMNERLMSEDMVVLARRSHPLANERGLTVADLQDVKWIVPRSHAPARALFEAQFKRVKLKPPMPSVETADLAVIRGLLLGTDMLAALSAQQLHHECQSGELVVLDVKLHNTRRDIGLTLRAAGAPSPAARALIDAIRLAVVDVARTVTIAAA; this comes from the coding sequence GTGAGCAGCAAAGACTTTCTCAACATCGCGCAGTTGCGCGCCTTCAAACTCGTTGCGGACACGGGCAGCGCGACGCGCGCTGCGACAGCTCTGTTTCGCGCGCAGTCGGCCGTGACGCGTTCGGTACAGGAACTCGAAGCGGCCCTCGGCGAACCGCTCTTCGATCGCAAGCCTTCCGGCATGCTCCCAACGCCCGTCGGCCGCGCAGTGCTGCATCGCTGTGAGCGGCTCTTCGCCGAACTCGAAGAACTCGCGCGATGGTGCGCCGCGCGTCAGGCACGGCGGCGTCTCACAGCGGAAGGTTCGTTGCCCGCTTATCTGCTCAACACCCGTCGCCTGCAACTGTTCGCAGCGCTTGCGCGCCATCGGCACATGCCGAGTGCGGCGAAGGCGTTCGGCATCAGTCAGCCTGCTGTGAGCACCGCGATTCGCGTGCTCGAAAGCGGTTCCGGGTTGCAGCTCTTCCATCGCAGTCCGCGCGGCATTCTGTTGACGACGGAAGGTGAGACGTTTCTGCTACACGTGCGCCGCGCACTGAACGAACTGCGTCACGTACCCGACGACATCGCCGCATTGCATGGCTATATCCAGGGCGCAGTGACGGTGGGCGCGTTGCCGCTCGGGCGCACGCTGATTCTGCCGAAGGCAATCGCGAGCATGAGTGCGAAGCATCCGGGCGTGCGCATCGTCACCGACGAAAGCGCGTACGAAACGCTGGTCGCGGGGTTGCGTGCCGGTGATATCGATTTCATTCTCGGCGCATTGCGCGAGAACGACGCGTCGAGCGGCCTGATGAACGAGCGTCTGATGTCGGAAGACATGGTCGTGCTCGCGCGCCGCTCGCATCCGCTTGCGAACGAACGCGGCCTGACGGTCGCCGATCTGCAGGACGTGAAATGGATCGTGCCGCGCAGCCATGCGCCCGCGCGCGCCCTGTTCGAAGCGCAATTCAAACGAGTCAAGCTGAAGCCACCGATGCCGTCGGTCGAAACCGCCGACCTCGCGGTGATCCGCGGCTTGCTGCTCGGCACCGACATGCTGGCGGCGTTGTCTGCGCAGCAATTGCATCACGAATGTCAGTCGGGCGAACTGGTCGTGCTCGATGTGAAGCTGCACAATACGCGGCGCGATATAGGACTAACGCTGCGCGCAGCGGGCGCACCGTCGCCCGCTGCGCGCGCGCTGATCGACGCGATACGCCTTGCCGTCGTCGACGTCGCGCGCACCGTCACCATCGCGGCGGCATAA
- the surE gene encoding 5'/3'-nucleotidase SurE codes for MSTSESKVPRVLLTNDDGIDAPGLAVLEAVAAELAEEVWVVAPEHDQSGTSHSISLHSPLRVSRQGERRFGVVGTPGDCVVMAVRHLMRDTPPTLVLSGINRGGNLGVETMFSGTVGAAMTGLLLGLPSIALSQTFRDRENVRWDTARALAPGVIRLLLAIEHDEPVCLNVNFPDIDASAAGPLTPTKQGVGLVKGIDVLPHVDPRGLEYHWLRFQRGPRENAPDSETAVVASGRVSVTPLYFDRTDETTFAKLSSSLGGV; via the coding sequence ATGTCCACTTCCGAAAGCAAAGTCCCGCGCGTGCTGTTGACCAACGACGACGGCATCGACGCGCCCGGTCTCGCCGTGCTCGAAGCCGTTGCCGCCGAACTCGCCGAAGAAGTGTGGGTCGTCGCGCCTGAGCACGATCAGAGCGGCACGTCCCATTCGATCAGCCTGCATTCGCCGTTGCGCGTGAGCCGTCAGGGCGAGCGCCGATTCGGCGTCGTGGGCACGCCGGGCGATTGCGTCGTGATGGCCGTGCGTCATCTGATGCGCGACACGCCGCCGACGCTCGTGCTGTCGGGCATCAATCGCGGCGGGAACCTTGGTGTCGAGACCATGTTTTCCGGCACGGTCGGCGCGGCCATGACGGGGCTGCTGCTGGGCCTGCCGTCGATCGCGCTGAGTCAGACCTTCCGCGACCGTGAGAATGTCCGCTGGGATACTGCGCGTGCGCTCGCGCCCGGCGTGATTCGTCTGTTGCTCGCGATCGAGCACGACGAGCCCGTGTGCCTCAACGTGAATTTCCCCGATATCGATGCATCGGCTGCGGGTCCGCTGACGCCGACGAAGCAGGGCGTAGGCCTCGTGAAAGGCATCGACGTGTTGCCGCACGTCGATCCGCGCGGGCTCGAATATCACTGGCTGCGGTTTCAGCGCGGTCCGCGCGAGAATGCGCCCGACAGCGAAACGGCCGTGGTGGCGTCGGGCCGCGTGTCGGTGACGCCGCTCTATTTCGATCGCACGGACGAGACGACCTTCGCGAAGCTGTCGTCATCGCTGGGAGGCGTCTAA